A segment of the Streptomyces pactum genome:
ACGGTTCCTGATTTCGGCAGTCCCGGATTCCGCGAGTCCCGGATTCCGCCCGCCCTGATCCGCCGGTGGTCGTTCCGTCAGTCGTCGTTCCGCCGGTGGTCGCCGTTCCGCCGGTGGGCGTCGTCCGTCAGTCCTCGGTCTCGATCCGGAAGACGGGGTGGTCCGGGGCGGCCGCGACGATCTCCTCGTCGGAGGATTTGGCGGTGACGCCCTGGAAGTACTGGTTCACCTCCCAACCCCACTTCTCCAGGTAGGTCCGCAGGATCGGGAGCTTCTCCTCGTCGGGGAGCTCCACCGCGGTGAAGGAGCGGACCTTGCGGCCGACGCGCAACTCGCCGCCCCCGGCGGTGCGCATGTTGCGGACCCACTGGGAGTGACCGCGCGCCGAGATCAGGTACCGCGCGTCGCCGTGACTGTGCGGATTGACCGGGATCCGCTGCATCCGGCCGCTCTTGCGGCCGCGGACGGACATCTCCGCGGCGCCGGCGAGGCTGACACCGTGCCGGGCCAGCCAGCCGATGACGCTGTTGAGCCGGAGGGCCATCGGGCTGCCCTTGCGGTAATACGTCGCTGACGACATCGGACGACCTCCAGGTCGGCTGGGTGACGGCGAGAGCACTGCTCACTTCTGTGAGCACTGCTCTCGCTCCGGGCTTCAGTCTGCATGAGGTCGACACGGCAAAGCAAGAGCACTGCTCTCTTTTGTGTGCACTGCTCTGGATCATGGAACACTGGTCCCCATGAGCAGCACCGCACACGGAGCCCGCGCCCGCGCCCGGATCGAGGTCACCGCCGCCATCAAGGAGGCGGCGCGCGCACAGCTCGCGGCGGAAGGCGCCGCCAGGCTGTCGCTGCGGGCCGTGGCCCGCGAGCTGGGTATGGCGTCCTCGGCCCTCTACCGCTACTTCCCCAGCCGCGACGACCTCCTGACCGCACTCATCATCGACGCCTACAACTCGCTGGGTGAGGCCGCCGAGGCGGCCCGTGACGCGGCGGCCGGTGCCGGGCACGCCCGCCGCTGGACCGTGGTGTGCGAGGCGGTCCGCGGGTGGGCGCTGGCGCATCCCCACGAGTACGCGCTGATCTACGGTTCGCCGGTGCCCGGCTACAGCGCGCCCGACGACACCGTCCCCGCCGCCGCCCGGGTGGCCTACGTGTTCATGGGCATCGTGCGCGACGCGCACCGGGGCCCGGGTCTGGCCAAGCCTCCGTTGCCCGCCGAACTGCGGCCCGAGGCCCAGCGGATGGCGGCGGATCTCGCCCCCGGCCTGCCACCGGAGACGGTGACGGCGTTCGTGGCCGCCTGGGCCGAGTTGTTCGGTTTGGTCGGCTTCGAGGTGTTCGGGCAGTTCCATCGGGTCGTGGAGGACCGGGAGGCGTTCTTCCGTCACGCGGCGGAGCGGCTCGCCCACGGGGTGGGCCTGGTCTTCCCGTAGCGAGGCGGGGCGGCCGGACGGGGAGGCCGTACTTCACAGGGAGTACGCGTGATCACCACGCGCGGGTGACGCTGCCCACGGTGCGCGGCGTCTAGCGTGGCGGCCATGGACGGACAGCGCGAGCACGGGAGCGGGCCGCCGCAGTGGTGGCGGCCCGGACCCCCGTGGTGGAACCACCGGGGCGAGGAGGGGCACCGCGCCCGGTGGCCCTGGCGCTCCACCCTGCTGATCACGGCGTTCGTGCTGGTCGGCTCCAACTTCGCCGCCCACGCCCAGGAGGGGGAGCGGGTCGCACTGGACCCCTTCGGGCGCGTGCTGCTGTTCCTGACGGGAGCAGCCCTGCTGTGGCGGCAGTGGTACCCGGTGCCCGTGGTGTTCGGCACGGCGGCCACCACCCTGGTCTACCTCTTCGCCGGATACCCGTACGGGCCGGTGTTCGTGGCCGTCGCGGTGGCCTGCTTCGGTGCCGTCGTCGCCGGGCACCGCAGGGCCGCGTGGGCGGCGATGGGGACGATGTGGGCCGGGCTGGCCCTGCTGACGCACTGGCTCTACCGCTGGCTGCCACCGTCCGGGGACTCGGCCGCGTCCTGGGGGCAGGAGATCGTGATCGCCACCTGGGTGGTGGCCATCGTGGCACTGTCGGAGCTGACCCGGGCCCGGCGGGAGCAGTGGGCGCGGGAGCGGGCGGAACGGGCCCAGGCGGCCAAGCGGCGCGCGGACGAGGAGCGGCTGCGGATCGCCCGCGAACTGCACGACGTCCTCGCCCACAGCATCTCCGTCATCAACGTGCAGGCCGGGGTCGGTCTCGCCCTGCTCGACAGCGACCCGCAGCAGGCCCGCACCGCGCTCACCACCATCAAGGCCAAGAGCAAGGAGGCGCTCGGCGAGGTGCGCCAGGTCCTCGACACCCTCCGCACCCCCGGAGACGCGCCCCGTGCCCCGGCCCCCGGGCTGGACCGGCTTCCCGAACTGGTCGGCCAGGCGGCGAGCGCGGGCCTCACCGTCGAGCTCGAGGGGGAGCCGCCACGGCTGCCGCCCGGTACCGACCTGGCCGCGTTCCGTATCGTCCAGGAGGCCCTCACCAACGTCGTACGGCACTCGGGTTCGCGGCGCGCGCGGGTGCACGTGGGCCGGGACGGCGGCACGCTGCGGCTGCGCGTCGACGACGACGGTCCCGCGACCGGCGCCGAGGCGGGCGGCAGCGGCAACGGGCTGGCCGGAATGCGGGAGCGGGCGGCGGCGCTGGGTGGCACCATCGAGGCGGGTCCGCGCGCCGACGGCGGCTTCCGGGTGCTCGCGACCCTGCCGATCGACGTGAAGCACACCAGGGACGTCAGGGATGCCGAGGGCGTCAGGGGCGCCAAGGACGTCAGGGGTGCCGAGGAGGACGTCGATGACGTCAAGGAGGAGGGCCGGTGATCCGCGTACTGCTCGCCGACGACCAGTCACTGGTACGGGCCGGCTTCCGGGCGCTGCTGGAGGCACAGCCGGACATCGAGGTGGCCGGTGAGGCCGCCGACGGCGAGGAGGCGGTGCGCGCGATCCGCGAACTGCGCCCCGACGTCGTCCTGATGGACATCCGCATGCCCCTCCTCGACGGCCTGGCCGCGACCCGCCGGATCACCGGGGACGCCGGACTGCGGGACGTGAAGGTCGTCATGCTCACCACCTTCGAACTCGACGAGTACGTCTTCGAGGCGATCCGCTCCGGCGCCTCGGGCTTCCTGGTCAAGGACACCGAGCCCGAGGAACTCCTGCGTGCCGTGAGGGCGGTGGTCGACGGGGACGCGCTGCTCTCACCCGGGGTGACGCGCCGCCTGATCGCCGAGTTCGCGGCCCGTTCCAAGGAGCCCGCGGCGGCCGGCGAACTGGCCCGGCTGACCGAGCGGGAGCGGGAGGTGATGGCGCTGGTCGGCATCGGCCTGTCCAACGAGGAGATCGCCCGCCGTCTGGTCGTCAGCCCGCTCACCGCCAAGACCCATGTCAGCCGTACGATGGTGAAGCTCGGCGCTCGCGACCGGGCCCAACTGGTGGTGCTGGCCTACGAGTCGGGGTTGGTGCGGCCGGGCTGGCTGGGCTGACCGCCCCGGGCGAACCGGACCAGCACGCTCACCACACGGACCGAGAACACCGCGACGGCCAGCACGGTACCCGAGCCGACCAGCACGCCCTGCATCCGGGACGGCAGGCCGAAGAGATACGCCGGTCCCGCCACGGCCCCGAACAGCACGGCCGCCGCGAACGCCGCGCTGCTCAGCGCGTATCCGATCTCCACCGTGATCGCGTCCCGCTCGCCCTGCGTGCGCCGTCCCCCATAGGTGTCCATGCAGGCAAGCTTCCCAGAACCGCGCCGATGCGGCAGTACGACGTCGGCCGCGGCCACTTCGCACCGGTGCGGACCTGGGGTCCGGGGCCGGGCAGGGGCCGGCGAGGTGCTCCGGGGTGGCGGGCGGCGCCGCACCGGGTGCCGGCCGGCTGACCGGCGTCGCCGCGCGGTCCCGCTCAGTTCCAGGTCACGCCCGACTTCTCACGCCACAACGCGGCGAGCGAGGCGTCGCCGGCCACCTCCGGGAACGGGCGACGGTTCCACAGCGCCGAGTAGAGCTGAGCGGCTGGTCCGGCCAGCTCGCAGTCGACGTCCTCGACGTCCTCGGTGTCCTCGACGTTCTCGGTGTCTTCGGTGTCATGGGTGACCCCGGTGCGCCCGGCATCGCCGCGTTCGGTCTCCGGTGGCCGTGTCGACAGCCGTACGGTCCACACGGCGCCGGGCGCGTCCGTCGCCCGCACCCGGAGCGTGCGGGGTGTCTCGGTGCGGACCGCGCTCTTCGGGCGGGCGTGGAAGGCGCGCAGCAGCTCGTCGATGCCGTCCACCGCGAAGTCCACGCCGATGCCGGTGGGCTCGCCGCCGCTGGCCGACTCGGCGTCGATCCGGTGCACGGTCGTCTCGTGCGCCTGGCGCCGGGCCCAGAACGCCAGGGGCGACGGCGCGGGCAGGAAGTGCCAGCAGCGCACGTCGGGTGAGGCACCGGCGAGGGTGTCGACGAGCCCGCGGTGTCCCTCCCGGAACCAGGCCAGCAGCGCGGTGCCGTCGAGGTCGGGCAGGCCACCGTCGCGTCGGGGGGCGGTGTGCCCCTCGGCTACGATCGCCGCCGCCCAGCGATGCACCATCCCCGTGTGCCGCAGCAGGTCCCGCACCTGCCAGCCGGGGCAGGTCGGCACCTTGCCGCCGGTGCCCGCCGCCTCGGCGGCCTTTGCGAGCAACACACCTTCACGGTCCAGGACTTGGACGAACGTGGCAGTCTCCATGGCGGGATTCTGCCGGATGGGGGCAGGCCTCAGCCCGTTGCCGCCGCGCGCCGGGTGGCGGCGGTGACGAGTACCGCCACCGCCGCGAGCGCCGCCACACTGGTGAGCGCGGTCGGCAGGGAGAACCAGTCGGCCATGAAGCCGATGGCCGGCGGCCCGAGCAGCATGCCGCCGTAGCCCAGTGTGGACGCGGTCGCGACACCGCTGGGACCGCCCAGCGCCCCGGCCCGTTCGACCGCGACCGGGAAGATGTTGGCGAGCCCGAGTCCGGTGATCGCGAAGCCGAACAGCGCCGCCCAGACGGACGGGGCGAGCGAACCGAGCAGCATGCCGGCGACGGCGGTCGTGCCGCCGGCCACCACCGTGGTCGTCCGGCCGAGGCGCTCCAGCAGCGTCGTGCCGGTCAGCCGACCGACGGTCATGGCCAGTGCGAAGCAGGAGTAACCCGCCGCCGCCATGCCCGGCGAGGCGTCGAGGTCCTGCTCCAGGTGCAGAGCGCCCCAGTCGGCCATGGCGCCCTCGCCGTAGGCCGTGCACAGGGCGATCAGGCCGAAGGTGATGACGAGGCGGCGCGTACGGCGGTCGAGCCGGCGGGGAGCGCTGCCGTCCCGGTCGGTTCGGCCGGTGTGTTCCGGTGGCACGGCGGGTTCGCAGCGCAGCAGGGCGCGGCCCGCGACGAGGGTGACGAGGAGGCCGGTCACGGTGAGACCGAGCAGGTGCCGCACCGGCGACAGGGACCCGGCGACGAGCCCGCCGAGCCCGGCGCCGATCATGCCGCCCAGGCTGAACGCCGCGTGGAAGCTGGGCATGATCGGGCGCCGCAGTACGGCCACTAGGTCGACGGCGGCGCTGTTGAAGGCGACGTTGATCCCGCCGTACGCGCTGCCGAACACCAGCAGTACGGCGCCGAGGGCGAGCGCGGAATGGGTGAGCGGGGGCAGGGCCACGCTGAGGCAGAGCAGGACCGCGCAGGCGACGGTGACGGGGTGGCTGCCGTAGCGGCGGCACAGCCGACCGGTGAGCGTCATGGTGACGACGGCACCCGCCGAGACACCCAGCAGCGCCAGCCCCAGGGCGCTGGCGGAGGCGCCGGTCTGTTCCTTGATGGCGGGGATGCGTACGACCCAGCCGGCGAAGACGAAGCCGTCGAGGGCGAAGAAGGCGGTCAGGGCGACGCGGAGGCGGGTGAGGTTGTCGCTGGGGCCCGGCACGGCGTTGTGCGATCGGGCTTTGTTTATTTGCGGCACAAAGTCAGGCTAGGGGCGGGACGGGGGAGGGGCAAGGGGATCCCGGCCGGGCGCGGGGGCTCGGGGCGGCGCCCCCGGCGTCGCATACGCTCGACAGCACCATGAAGAGCAACCTCACCCCCCTGGAGCCGAAGGCCGACAAGGCCACGGTCAGACGGCACAACCTCAGCCTCGTCCTGAGGGCCGTGCACGACGCGGGGGAGGCGACCCGGGCCGGTATCGCCACGCACGTCGGGCTGACGCGTGCGGCGGTGTCGTCCCTGGTCGAGCAGTTGCTGGAGTACGGCTTCGTCTCCGAGTGGGGCAAGACCAGCAGCGGTCAGGCAGGGCGGCCGGGCACCGTCCTGAAGGTCTCCCGGTCGGGCCCGGCGGGTCTCGGTGTCGAGATCAACATCGACTACGTCACCGTGTGCGTCGTCGATCTCGCGGGCACCGACCGGGTCCGGCTCGTGGAGCACTTCGACAACCGAGGGGTCCAGCCCTCCGAGGTGCTGGCCCGCGCGGCCCGGCTGACGGCCCGCGCCATCGGTTCGGCTGCCGAGCAGGACCTCGTCCCGGCGGGCGTCCATGTCGCGCTGCCGGGCCTGGTGACCGGCGGCACCGTGCGCCAGGCCCCCAACCTGGGATGGCAGCGGGTCGCGGTCGAGGGGCTGTTCGCCCAGGCGCTCCTCGCCCTGCGCCCCGCCCACCGCCCCCTGCCGGTCAGCTCCGACAACGAGGCCAACGCCGCCGCCCTCGCCGAGCTGTGGTTCGGCGCGGGCACCGAAGGCGTCCGCAGCTTCCTGTACCTGACCGGCGAGATCGGCATCGGTGGCGCCCTGGTGCTGGGGGGCGAACTGCTGCGCGGTGCGCACGGGTTCGCCGGGGAGATCGGTCACATGGTCGTCGATCCGGAAGGGCCGCTGTGCCGGTGCGGCGCGCGCGGCTGCCTGGAGCAGTACGCCGGCCAGGCCGCGCTGCTGGGGGCCGCGGGCATCGACCCGGACGCGGGCGTACAGGGTGTCGCCGAACTCGAACGCCGCGCCCGGCGGGGCGACCCGGCCGCGCTGTCGGCGGTCGAGCGTGCCGGGCGGCAACTGGGCGTCGTCGTGTCGGGCGCGGTGAACCTCTTCGACCCCGACGCGGTGATGCTCGGCGGCGTCTACCGGGAGCTGATGGACTGGCTGGCCCCCGCCGTCGACCGCGAACTCTCCCTCCGCGTCGTCTCCGGGCTGTGGAGCGAGGGCGGGAAGCGGCTGCGCGCGTCGTCCTCGCTCGGTGACGCGGCCCGGGGCGCGGCCGGCGTGATCGTCCGCGAGGTGCTGGCCGATCCGGCGGCGTGCGCCGAGCGGGACGCGCGCTCAAGCGGGACGTGAGCCGAGGCGGGTCGTGAGCCGAGGCGGGTCGTGAGCCGAGGCGGGACGTGAGCCGAGGCGGGACGTGAGCCGAGGCGGGACGTGAGCCGACGCGGGGGCCGCCCGGCCGAGGCCCCCGCGCTCCGATGTCACCCCCGGTTCGCGGCGATCAGCTCCCGGTACCAGCGGTAGCTGTCCTTCGGTGTGCGCTCCTGCGTGTCGTAGTCGACCCGGACGATGCCGAACCGCTTGTCGTAGCCGTACGCCCACTCGAAGTTGTCCAGCAGCGACCACACGTAGTACCCGCGTACGTCCACGCCCGCGTCCATCGCCGCCCGCAGTGCGGTGAGGTGGTCGCGCAGGTAGGCGACGCGGTCGGCGTCGTGCACCGTGCCGTCGGCGGCGGGCGCGTCGTCCTCCGCCGAACCGTTCTCCGTGACGTGGATCGGCGGCAGCGCGTCACCGTACTGCTTCTTCAACTGGACGAGCAGGTCGGTGAAGGAGTCCGGGACGACCGGCCAGCCCATCGCCGTGTGCCGGACACCGGGGAACCCGACCTCCTCGTAGCGGTTGTCGGTCGCCACCCGTCGCGCCGGGTCGCTCTCGCGGTGCGGGGCGTCGGCGACCACGATGGGCCGGTAGTAGTTGACGCCGAGGAAGTCCAGCGGCTGGGAGATCAGCTCCAGGTCGCCGTCCCGCCGGAAATCCTCCCCGGTGATCAGCTCGCCCCAGGTCTCCTCCTCGGTGGCCGGGTAGCGGCCCGCGAGGATCGGCTCGGTCCACACCAGGTTGTGCTGCGTGTCCGCGCGGACCACGGCCGCCAGGTCGGCGGGGGAGTCGGTGGCCGGCAGGTTGCGGTCCAGGTTGAGCGTGATGCCGACCTCCCGTACCCCGGCCGCCCGCAGCGCCCGCACCGCCAGTCCGTGGCCGACCAGCAGGTGGTGGGCGGCGGCCAGCGCGCCCCGGCCCTCCCTGGCACCGGGCGCGTGCCGCCCGATGGAGTAGCCGAGGAAGGAACTGCACCACGGCTCGTTGAGGGTGATCCAGCGCGGCACCCGGTCGCTCAGGTGCTCCGCGACCACGGCCGTGTACTCGGCGAACCGCTCCGCCGTCTCCCGCACCCGCCAGCCACCTCGGTCCTCCAGGGCCTGCGGCAGGTCCCAGTGGTAGAGGGTGGCGGCCGGCTCGACACCCGCCGCGAGCAGCTCGTCCACCAGACGGGAGTAGAAGTCCAGGCCCTTGGGGTTCACCGTGCCGGAACCCTCCGGCACGATGCGCGGCCAGGCGATCGAGAAGCGGTACGAGTCCACGCCCAGGTCGCGCAGCAGCGCCACGTCCTCCCGGTAGCGGTGGTAGTGGTCGCAGGCCACGTCACCGGTGTCGCCGTTCACCACCAGGCCGGGGGTGTGGCTGTAGGTGTCCCAGATCGACGGACCGCGGCCGTCCTCCCGTGCCGCGCCCTCGATCTGGTACGAGGCGGTCGCGGCACCGAGCACGAAACCGGGCGGAAAACTGGGGAAGTCACTCATGCTGTGCAGCTCATCTCCATGCGTACGGGGGTGCGTTCAGGGGTCACTTGACGGAGCCGCCGGTGATCCCGGCGGCGATGTACTTCTGGGCGAGGACCAGCAGGATCGCCGCCGGTACCGCGGAGAGCACGGAGGCGGCCATCACCGAGCCCCAGTCGCCGACGTGCGCGCCGATGTACTGGTAGATACCCAGGGTGATGGGCTTGACGTCGTCGGTCGTGTTCAGGGTGAGCGCGAACATGAAGTCGCTCCACGAGAACAGGAACGCGAACAGTCCGGCCGTGATCAGCGAGTTGCGGCTCATCGGCAGCACCACCCGCACGAACGTCCGCACCGGCCCGGCGCCGTCGATCTGCGCGGCCTCGATCACCTCGCCCGGGATCGACACCATGAAGGAGCGCATCAGCACGATGGAGAACGGGATGCCCAACGAGGCGTCCGCCAGCATCAGGCCGAAGTAGGAGTTGACCAGGCCCAGGTCGACGTACGAGTTGTAGAGCGCGTTGGCGATGACGATGCCCGGCACCATCTGGGTGATCAGCGTGCCGAACACGATGGTGCGCGAGCCGCGCAGCCCGAACCGCGCCAGCCCGTACGCCGCCGGCGCCGAGATCGCCAGGCAGATGGCGACCGCGCCGAGCGAGACGGCCAGCGAGGTCAGCAGGTTGCCGCCCTGGTCGCTGACGGCCTTGGAGAAGCCGGACAGGTCCAGGCTGCCCGGCACCGGGTCGACCTGCAGGAGCCCGGAGTCGGGCTGCAGCGCGGTGTTGAGCATCCAGTACAGCGGGAACAGCATCACGCCGAGGAGGAGTACACCGGCGACGGTGGAGCCCCAGCGGCGCCGGGACGCGGTGGGCGTCTGAGCTGCCATCGTCGGTCACTTCCCCTCGGTGCGGTTGGCCCGCAGGTAGAACACCGCGAACACGGCGGAGATCAGGATGAGTACGTTGCCGACGACGGCGCCCGCGCCGAAGTCCAACTGCACGAAGGAGTTCTGGTAGGTCAGCGTGCCGAGGGTCTGGGTGGCGTCGGCGGGACCGCCGTCGGTGAGGGCGAGGATCAGGTCGAGGATCTTGACGGTCGACATGAAGCCTAGGACGAGCACGACCGTGACGACCGGCTTGAGCACCGGCAGGGTGACGGAGCGGAAGGTCCGCCAGGCCGACGCGCCGTCCAGGGCGGCCGCCTCGTGCAGTTCCTTCGGGATCTCCTGCAGACCGCCGTACAGGATGACCATGTTGAACGGGATGCCGATCCAGATGTTGACCAGGATGACCGACACCAGGGCCATCTCCGGACTGGTCAGCCACGGCGTGTGGCCGCCGATCCCGAGGGTGTCCAGGAACGAGTTCAGCACGCCCGTGTCCTGGTCGAGGATGCGGCGCCAGACGATGCCGGACACCACCATGGGCACCAGCCAGGGCAGCAGGATCAGCGAGCGCAGCACCCCGTTCAGCGGGAAGCGGCGGCTGAAGAAGACCGCGAGTGCCAGGCCGATGCAGAACTGCCCCAGCAGCGAGCCCGCGGTGAAGACGAGCGTGTGCCACAGCGCCTTGCCGAACAGGGCGTCCTGGAACACGTTGGACCAGTTGTCGGTGCCGTTGAAGGGCGCCTCACCGGTGAAGAAGGTCTTCGGCGTGTAGTGCTGGAAGCTCATCACGACGTTGCGGACGAGCGGGTAGCCGAAGAACAGCAGCATGAAGACGACGGCGGGGGCGACGAACCCCCACTGGGCGAGCCGGCGCCGGCGCCTGAGCCGGTCCGGGTCCGGCGCGGTGGCCGTCGTGGACGCCTTCGCCGGCGTCCGGGCGGTGACGGTGGACGTGGTCATGGGCGCGTACCTCAGTTCCCGCTCGTGGCCCGCTGCTGGGCGCGCTTCAGGGCGGTCTCGCTGGACTGGCCGGTCAGGGCGGACTGGAAGGCGCTCTGCAGGGCGAGCGACACGCTCGACCAGCCGGCGCCGAGCTTCGCGGTCCGGGACCGGGCGACGGCCACCTGGTCGGCGAGGGAGTCCAGCTCCGGCACCCGCTCGCGCCAGACGGCGGCGGCCTTGGCGTTGGCCGGGACCATCCAGCTATTGAGCGCGTAGGTGAGCTGTTCCTGCTCGCTGGAGAGACACGCCACGATCTTCCCGGCCGTCTTCTCCCGCGCCTCGTCACCGGTGTTGGGCACGGTCAGCACCGCACCGCCGAGCGGGCCCACCGAGTCGTCACCGGTCTCGGGCACGGGGATCGGCGCGATGCCCCAGTGCAGCGACTTGTCGCTGTTCAGTGTCTCCACCTGCCACGGCCCGTTGATCATCATCGCCGCGTTGCCGGCCATGAACTGGTCGTTGACGTCCGCCTGCGTCCAGTTGACCGTCGACTTCGACAGCGAACCGTCCTTCAGCAGGCCCTTCCAGTAGTCGAGGGCCTCGACGACCCGCGGACCGTCGAGGTCGGTCTCGTCACCGCCGTTGGACCACATGAACGGCATGAACTGGAAGACGCCGTCCTCCGCGCCGCCCGCGCTGAGCGCCAGCCCGTACCGCCTGCCCTGGGTGAGCTTCTCCGCGCTCTCGCGCAACTGTGCCCAGGTGGTGGGCACCTCGACGCCCGCCCGGTCGAGGACGTCCTTGTTGTAGAAGAGCGCGAGCGTGTTCACGGAGCGGGCCGCACCGTAGTACGTCCCCTGGTACGAGCCGAAGTCGACGATGCCCTCGGGGATGTCCTCGGTGCTCAGCCCGAGGGTCCGCAGGTCGACCAGGCCCCCGGCGTCGGCGAAGGTCGGCATCTCGGACGCGTCGAACTGCACGACGTCCGGCAGCGACTTGGACGACGCCAT
Coding sequences within it:
- a CDS encoding maleylpyruvate isomerase family mycothiol-dependent enzyme, giving the protein METATFVQVLDREGVLLAKAAEAAGTGGKVPTCPGWQVRDLLRHTGMVHRWAAAIVAEGHTAPRRDGGLPDLDGTALLAWFREGHRGLVDTLAGASPDVRCWHFLPAPSPLAFWARRQAHETTVHRIDAESASGGEPTGIGVDFAVDGIDELLRAFHARPKSAVRTETPRTLRVRATDAPGAVWTVRLSTRPPETERGDAGRTGVTHDTEDTENVEDTEDVEDVDCELAGPAAQLYSALWNRRPFPEVAGDASLAALWREKSGVTWN
- a CDS encoding TetR/AcrR family transcriptional regulator, producing MSSTAHGARARARIEVTAAIKEAARAQLAAEGAARLSLRAVARELGMASSALYRYFPSRDDLLTALIIDAYNSLGEAAEAARDAAAGAGHARRWTVVCEAVRGWALAHPHEYALIYGSPVPGYSAPDDTVPAAARVAYVFMGIVRDAHRGPGLAKPPLPAELRPEAQRMAADLAPGLPPETVTAFVAAWAELFGLVGFEVFGQFHRVVEDREAFFRHAAERLAHGVGLVFP
- a CDS encoding MFS transporter is translated as MPGPSDNLTRLRVALTAFFALDGFVFAGWVVRIPAIKEQTGASASALGLALLGVSAGAVVTMTLTGRLCRRYGSHPVTVACAVLLCLSVALPPLTHSALALGAVLLVFGSAYGGINVAFNSAAVDLVAVLRRPIMPSFHAAFSLGGMIGAGLGGLVAGSLSPVRHLLGLTVTGLLVTLVAGRALLRCEPAVPPEHTGRTDRDGSAPRRLDRRTRRLVITFGLIALCTAYGEGAMADWGALHLEQDLDASPGMAAAGYSCFALAMTVGRLTGTTLLERLGRTTTVVAGGTTAVAGMLLGSLAPSVWAALFGFAITGLGLANIFPVAVERAGALGGPSGVATASTLGYGGMLLGPPAIGFMADWFSLPTALTSVAALAAVAVLVTAATRRAAATG
- a CDS encoding GH1 family beta-glucosidase, whose amino-acid sequence is MSDFPSFPPGFVLGAATASYQIEGAAREDGRGPSIWDTYSHTPGLVVNGDTGDVACDHYHRYREDVALLRDLGVDSYRFSIAWPRIVPEGSGTVNPKGLDFYSRLVDELLAAGVEPAATLYHWDLPQALEDRGGWRVRETAERFAEYTAVVAEHLSDRVPRWITLNEPWCSSFLGYSIGRHAPGAREGRGALAAAHHLLVGHGLAVRALRAAGVREVGITLNLDRNLPATDSPADLAAVVRADTQHNLVWTEPILAGRYPATEEETWGELITGEDFRRDGDLELISQPLDFLGVNYYRPIVVADAPHRESDPARRVATDNRYEEVGFPGVRHTAMGWPVVPDSFTDLLVQLKKQYGDALPPIHVTENGSAEDDAPAADGTVHDADRVAYLRDHLTALRAAMDAGVDVRGYYVWSLLDNFEWAYGYDKRFGIVRVDYDTQERTPKDSYRWYRELIAANRG
- a CDS encoding sensor histidine kinase, translating into MDGQREHGSGPPQWWRPGPPWWNHRGEEGHRARWPWRSTLLITAFVLVGSNFAAHAQEGERVALDPFGRVLLFLTGAALLWRQWYPVPVVFGTAATTLVYLFAGYPYGPVFVAVAVACFGAVVAGHRRAAWAAMGTMWAGLALLTHWLYRWLPPSGDSAASWGQEIVIATWVVAIVALSELTRARREQWARERAERAQAAKRRADEERLRIARELHDVLAHSISVINVQAGVGLALLDSDPQQARTALTTIKAKSKEALGEVRQVLDTLRTPGDAPRAPAPGLDRLPELVGQAASAGLTVELEGEPPRLPPGTDLAAFRIVQEALTNVVRHSGSRRARVHVGRDGGTLRLRVDDDGPATGAEAGGSGNGLAGMRERAAALGGTIEAGPRADGGFRVLATLPIDVKHTRDVRDAEGVRGAKDVRGAEEDVDDVKEEGR
- a CDS encoding response regulator, producing the protein MIRVLLADDQSLVRAGFRALLEAQPDIEVAGEAADGEEAVRAIRELRPDVVLMDIRMPLLDGLAATRRITGDAGLRDVKVVMLTTFELDEYVFEAIRSGASGFLVKDTEPEELLRAVRAVVDGDALLSPGVTRRLIAEFAARSKEPAAAGELARLTEREREVMALVGIGLSNEEIARRLVVSPLTAKTHVSRTMVKLGARDRAQLVVLAYESGLVRPGWLG
- a CDS encoding carbohydrate ABC transporter permease encodes the protein MAAQTPTASRRRWGSTVAGVLLLGVMLFPLYWMLNTALQPDSGLLQVDPVPGSLDLSGFSKAVSDQGGNLLTSLAVSLGAVAICLAISAPAAYGLARFGLRGSRTIVFGTLITQMVPGIVIANALYNSYVDLGLVNSYFGLMLADASLGIPFSIVLMRSFMVSIPGEVIEAAQIDGAGPVRTFVRVVLPMSRNSLITAGLFAFLFSWSDFMFALTLNTTDDVKPITLGIYQYIGAHVGDWGSVMAASVLSAVPAAILLVLAQKYIAAGITGGSVK
- a CDS encoding DUF6332 family protein, with protein sequence MDTYGGRRTQGERDAITVEIGYALSSAAFAAAVLFGAVAGPAYLFGLPSRMQGVLVGSGTVLAVAVFSVRVVSVLVRFARGGQPSQPGRTNPDS
- a CDS encoding carbohydrate ABC transporter permease codes for the protein MTTSTVTARTPAKASTTATAPDPDRLRRRRRLAQWGFVAPAVVFMLLFFGYPLVRNVVMSFQHYTPKTFFTGEAPFNGTDNWSNVFQDALFGKALWHTLVFTAGSLLGQFCIGLALAVFFSRRFPLNGVLRSLILLPWLVPMVVSGIVWRRILDQDTGVLNSFLDTLGIGGHTPWLTSPEMALVSVILVNIWIGIPFNMVILYGGLQEIPKELHEAAALDGASAWRTFRSVTLPVLKPVVTVVLVLGFMSTVKILDLILALTDGGPADATQTLGTLTYQNSFVQLDFGAGAVVGNVLILISAVFAVFYLRANRTEGK
- a CDS encoding ROK family protein produces the protein MKSNLTPLEPKADKATVRRHNLSLVLRAVHDAGEATRAGIATHVGLTRAAVSSLVEQLLEYGFVSEWGKTSSGQAGRPGTVLKVSRSGPAGLGVEINIDYVTVCVVDLAGTDRVRLVEHFDNRGVQPSEVLARAARLTARAIGSAAEQDLVPAGVHVALPGLVTGGTVRQAPNLGWQRVAVEGLFAQALLALRPAHRPLPVSSDNEANAAALAELWFGAGTEGVRSFLYLTGEIGIGGALVLGGELLRGAHGFAGEIGHMVVDPEGPLCRCGARGCLEQYAGQAALLGAAGIDPDAGVQGVAELERRARRGDPAALSAVERAGRQLGVVVSGAVNLFDPDAVMLGGVYRELMDWLAPAVDRELSLRVVSGLWSEGGKRLRASSSLGDAARGAAGVIVREVLADPAACAERDARSSGT
- a CDS encoding nitroreductase family deazaflavin-dependent oxidoreductase produces the protein MSSATYYRKGSPMALRLNSVIGWLARHGVSLAGAAEMSVRGRKSGRMQRIPVNPHSHGDARYLISARGHSQWVRNMRTAGGGELRVGRKVRSFTAVELPDEEKLPILRTYLEKWGWEVNQYFQGVTAKSSDEEIVAAAPDHPVFRIETED